A genomic window from Arthrobacter globiformis includes:
- a CDS encoding ParA family protein: protein MSSEQGSATLEGTELDLEDAVMGPTGRPHRDFPEPAPLSSHGPARVIAMVNQKGGVGKTTSTINLAAALAEYGRRVLLVDFDPQGALSAGLGVNPHELDLTVYNVLMDRKIDIREAIHQTGVENVDLLPANIDLSAAEVQLVNEVAREQVLDRALKKVEDEYDVVLIDCQPSLGLLTVNALTAAHGVIIPLICEFFALRAVALLVETIDKVQDRLNPRLQVDGVLATMYDARTLHSREVISRLVEAFGDKVFETVIKRSIKFADATVAAEPITSYAGNHVGADAYRRLAKELISRGGAP, encoded by the coding sequence GTGAGCAGCGAACAGGGTTCAGCAACTCTGGAAGGCACGGAACTCGACCTGGAAGACGCCGTCATGGGTCCCACGGGCCGCCCCCACCGCGATTTTCCGGAGCCCGCGCCGCTGTCCTCCCATGGACCGGCCCGCGTCATAGCCATGGTCAACCAGAAGGGCGGGGTGGGCAAGACCACCTCCACCATCAACCTTGCCGCGGCGCTGGCCGAATACGGCCGACGCGTGCTCCTGGTGGACTTCGACCCCCAGGGCGCACTGTCCGCCGGGCTCGGCGTCAACCCCCACGAACTGGATCTGACCGTCTACAACGTCCTGATGGACCGCAAGATCGACATCCGCGAAGCCATCCACCAGACCGGCGTGGAGAACGTGGACCTGCTGCCCGCCAACATCGACCTCTCGGCGGCTGAAGTGCAGCTGGTGAACGAGGTGGCACGCGAGCAGGTCCTCGACCGGGCGCTGAAGAAGGTCGAGGACGAGTACGACGTCGTGCTCATCGACTGCCAGCCTTCCCTCGGCCTCCTCACCGTCAACGCCCTGACCGCGGCCCACGGCGTGATCATTCCGCTGATCTGCGAATTCTTTGCCCTGCGCGCGGTGGCCCTGCTTGTCGAAACCATCGACAAGGTCCAGGACCGACTCAACCCGCGGCTGCAGGTGGACGGCGTGCTGGCCACGATGTACGACGCCCGCACGCTGCACAGCCGCGAGGTCATCAGCCGCTTGGTGGAAGCCTTCGGGGACAAGGTCTTCGAAACCGTCATCAAACGCTCCATCAAGTTCGCCGACGCCACCGTGGCCGCCGAGCCCATCACGAGCTACGCCGGAAACCATGTGGGTGCCGATGCCTACCGCCGCCTCGCCAAGGAACTGATTTCGCGCGGCGGCGCGCCCTAG
- a CDS encoding segregation and condensation protein A, giving the protein MTAEPATPPAEARRSGFEVRLANFSGPFDLLLGLISKHQLDITEVALATVTDEFIRYIRNLQELGEEWALDEASEFLVIAATLLDLKAARLLPAGEVEDDDDIALLEARDLLFARLLQYKAFKQVAALMDATLELESLRYPRQVALEEHFAAMLPELVWKHSPAQFAALAEAALKPKAPAPTEVGVAHLHGGTVSVREQAELIGLRLQDGRPLTFRALIADAESTLVVVARFLALLELFRDQVVAFDQVAPLGDLTVRWTAAGTGWTGEHLSEEYEEQQ; this is encoded by the coding sequence ATGACCGCAGAGCCGGCAACGCCCCCCGCCGAGGCCAGGCGGTCCGGCTTCGAAGTTCGCCTTGCCAACTTCAGCGGTCCCTTTGACCTCCTGCTGGGGCTGATCTCCAAACATCAGCTGGACATCACCGAGGTGGCGCTGGCCACGGTCACCGACGAGTTCATCCGGTACATCCGGAACCTCCAGGAGCTGGGGGAGGAGTGGGCCCTTGATGAGGCGAGTGAGTTCCTCGTCATCGCGGCCACGCTGCTGGACCTTAAGGCAGCGCGCCTGCTGCCCGCAGGCGAGGTGGAGGACGACGACGACATCGCCCTCCTCGAGGCACGTGACCTGCTCTTTGCCCGGCTGCTGCAGTACAAGGCCTTCAAACAGGTCGCCGCGCTGATGGACGCAACACTGGAACTGGAGTCCCTTCGCTATCCGCGGCAAGTCGCCCTCGAGGAACATTTCGCGGCGATGCTGCCGGAGCTCGTCTGGAAGCACAGCCCCGCACAGTTCGCGGCGCTGGCCGAGGCGGCGCTCAAGCCCAAGGCCCCGGCTCCGACGGAGGTCGGTGTGGCCCACCTGCACGGCGGCACGGTGAGCGTTCGCGAGCAGGCGGAGCTGATCGGCCTGCGGCTGCAGGACGGCCGGCCCCTGACATTCCGGGCCCTGATAGCCGACGCCGAATCCACCCTGGTGGTGGTGGCGCGCTTCCTGGCTCTCCTGGAGCTGTTCAGGGACCAGGTGGTTGCCTTCGACCAGGTGGCGCCGCTTGGCGACCTGACCGTGCGCTGGACGGCGGCCGGCACCGGATGGACCGGGGAGCACCTGAGCGAGGAATATGAGGAGCAGCAATGA
- a CDS encoding MmgE/PrpD family protein gives MVKEHHVRVYKSEENLPREQQLAHKIAVVAADPVAVSDEVTDMVINRIIDNASVAIASLNRAPIVAARAQALTHGPSNGGKGAKVFGIGERVSPEWAAWANGVAVRELDYHDTFLAADYSHPGDNIPPILAVAQHVGSSGKDLIRGITTGYEIQVNLVKAICLHKHKIDHVAHLGPSAAAGIGTLLGLDVETIFQSVGQALHTTTATRQSRKGEISTWKAHAPAFAGKMAVEAADRAMRGQTSPVPIYEGEDGVIAWMLDGPDASYQVPLPEAGEAKRAILDTYTKEHSAEYQAQAWIDLARKLNREHPEATDPANVKSVLIKTSHHTHNVIGSGANDPQKYSPTASRETLDHSIPYIFTVALQDGAWHHVDSYSPDRAARPDTVELWQKVSTVEDPEWTRRYHSLDISEKAFGGSVEITLTDGTVIRDQIAVADAHPLGARPFTREQYVNKFRTLASGLVTEDEIERFLSAVERLPELAAGELDQLNIAAAPGVIDFSAAPKGLF, from the coding sequence ATGGTTAAGGAACACCACGTCCGCGTATACAAGAGCGAGGAAAACCTCCCGCGCGAACAACAGCTCGCCCACAAGATTGCCGTTGTGGCAGCAGACCCGGTGGCCGTTTCCGACGAGGTCACGGACATGGTCATCAACCGGATCATCGACAACGCCTCCGTGGCCATCGCCTCACTCAACCGGGCCCCGATCGTTGCAGCCCGCGCCCAGGCCCTCACTCACGGTCCTTCCAACGGCGGCAAAGGGGCCAAGGTCTTCGGCATCGGTGAGCGCGTCTCCCCGGAATGGGCTGCCTGGGCCAACGGCGTGGCTGTCCGCGAACTGGACTACCACGACACCTTCCTCGCCGCGGACTACTCCCATCCGGGCGACAACATTCCGCCGATCCTGGCCGTCGCCCAGCATGTGGGCTCCAGCGGCAAGGATCTGATCCGCGGCATCACCACCGGCTACGAGATCCAGGTGAACCTGGTGAAGGCGATCTGCCTGCACAAGCACAAGATCGACCACGTCGCCCACCTCGGCCCCTCCGCAGCTGCCGGCATCGGAACCCTGCTGGGGCTCGACGTCGAAACCATCTTCCAGTCCGTGGGCCAGGCCCTGCACACCACTACGGCGACCCGCCAGTCCCGCAAGGGCGAGATCTCCACCTGGAAGGCGCACGCCCCCGCCTTCGCCGGGAAGATGGCCGTCGAAGCCGCCGACCGGGCGATGCGCGGCCAGACATCCCCCGTGCCGATCTATGAAGGCGAGGACGGCGTGATCGCCTGGATGCTGGACGGCCCCGACGCCTCCTACCAGGTCCCGCTGCCCGAAGCCGGCGAGGCCAAGCGGGCCATCCTGGACACCTACACCAAGGAACATTCGGCCGAGTACCAGGCCCAGGCCTGGATCGACCTCGCCCGCAAGCTGAACCGGGAACACCCCGAGGCCACCGATCCGGCGAACGTGAAGTCCGTCCTGATCAAGACGAGCCACCACACCCACAACGTGATCGGCTCCGGCGCCAACGATCCGCAGAAGTACAGCCCCACCGCCAGCCGGGAAACCCTGGACCACTCCATCCCCTACATCTTCACCGTCGCCTTGCAGGACGGGGCCTGGCACCACGTGGATTCCTACTCCCCCGACCGCGCAGCAAGGCCCGACACGGTGGAGCTGTGGCAGAAGGTGTCCACGGTGGAGGACCCCGAATGGACCCGCCGCTACCACTCGCTGGACATCTCCGAGAAGGCCTTCGGCGGTTCCGTGGAAATCACGCTCACCGACGGCACCGTCATCCGGGACCAGATCGCGGTGGCCGACGCTCACCCCCTCGGCGCCCGCCCGTTCACCCGCGAGCAGTACGTCAACAAGTTCCGCACGCTGGCTTCCGGGCTGGTGACGGAGGATGAAATCGAAAGGTTCCTATCCGCCGTCGAACGCCTCCCGGAACTGGCAGCGGGCGAGCTGGACCAGCTCAACATCGCAGCGGCGCCCGGCGTCATCGATTTCAGCGCCGCGCCCAAGGGGCTGTTCTAG
- a CDS encoding HNH endonuclease signature motif containing protein, whose amino-acid sequence MHNGAAAAEVLEAISASALALAAELRRTADPVPAGAGLRLDQADRLQERADTFLDGLTKVSGMEARVAAVKVHLAAGFAATEAAMAPPEASPQERSVLQMSVTASVACALTVSEGSATRFLAESGKLSTNLPLTLDGMGSGTLSWQHGRIMFDETDGLDPEAAAALEAHFLDPDAPNPARGCPAGELTPARFRAKARYWRERHHPVSIETRHRNSSKDRRLEYTPDRDGMAWLSAYLPADQAAGIWDRATATARALQGPTESRTLTQLRVDAAATWLLTAGHPVYAAVDGPPPEAVPAGTAPAGLVPAGSAPPGVVPSPRAQVLVTVPVFSLLGQTEEPAVLDGYGPIPPSMARRLVADGATSFLRVLTDPRDGAPLEIGRTSYRLTKPMRQWLRLRDARCTFPNCNNHSLDNDADHILAWADGGGTGVANLGQPCPKHHRLKHTTAWRPVGATRESPPGWISPAGRSYPAEQQDWEPPIWPEPPPGQEWQWLPDWFDQDPEPSEPPDALDGVESAMAFDSVEPPLPLDPWPNWSSPAAA is encoded by the coding sequence ATGCATAACGGTGCGGCTGCTGCTGAGGTGTTGGAGGCTATTAGTGCCTCTGCCTTAGCGCTGGCTGCCGAGCTCCGCAGGACTGCTGACCCGGTCCCGGCGGGCGCTGGATTGCGGCTGGATCAGGCGGACCGGTTGCAGGAGCGGGCGGATACGTTCCTGGACGGCCTGACCAAGGTTTCCGGGATGGAAGCCCGGGTTGCGGCCGTGAAGGTGCACCTCGCGGCCGGGTTCGCTGCCACGGAGGCGGCGATGGCGCCGCCGGAGGCGTCGCCCCAGGAGCGATCTGTCCTGCAGATGTCCGTGACTGCGTCGGTGGCGTGTGCGCTGACCGTGAGCGAAGGGTCGGCTACGCGGTTTCTGGCCGAATCCGGCAAGCTGAGTACCAACTTGCCGTTGACACTGGACGGGATGGGGTCAGGAACGCTGTCCTGGCAGCACGGGCGCATTATGTTCGATGAAACCGATGGGCTGGATCCAGAAGCCGCCGCGGCGTTGGAAGCCCACTTCCTGGACCCCGACGCCCCCAACCCGGCGCGCGGCTGCCCCGCCGGGGAGCTGACTCCGGCAAGGTTCCGGGCCAAGGCCCGCTACTGGCGGGAACGGCACCACCCGGTCAGCATCGAAACCCGCCACCGCAACAGTTCTAAAGACCGGCGGCTGGAGTACACCCCGGACCGGGACGGCATGGCCTGGCTGTCGGCGTATCTGCCCGCGGACCAGGCCGCCGGGATCTGGGACCGGGCCACCGCCACCGCCCGCGCGCTGCAGGGCCCTACCGAGTCACGGACCCTGACCCAGTTGCGCGTCGATGCCGCCGCCACCTGGCTGCTCACCGCAGGCCACCCGGTTTACGCCGCGGTTGACGGCCCGCCCCCGGAAGCCGTGCCCGCAGGTACAGCGCCGGCAGGTTTGGTGCCGGCAGGTTCAGCGCCTCCCGGTGTTGTGCCGTCTCCACGGGCGCAGGTCCTGGTCACGGTTCCGGTGTTTTCGCTGCTTGGACAGACGGAGGAGCCGGCGGTGCTGGACGGGTACGGGCCGATCCCGCCGTCCATGGCCCGCCGCCTGGTTGCCGATGGGGCGACGTCCTTCCTGCGCGTCCTCACCGACCCGCGTGACGGGGCGCCGCTGGAGATCGGACGCACCAGCTACCGGCTCACTAAACCGATGCGCCAATGGCTCCGGCTGCGTGACGCCCGATGCACGTTCCCCAACTGCAACAACCACTCCCTGGACAACGACGCCGACCACATACTGGCCTGGGCCGACGGCGGCGGCACCGGCGTCGCCAATCTTGGCCAGCCATGCCCTAAGCATCACCGCCTGAAACACACCACAGCGTGGAGACCGGTCGGCGCCACCCGCGAGAGCCCGCCGGGCTGGATTTCACCCGCGGGACGGTCCTACCCAGCGGAACAGCAGGACTGGGAACCACCCATCTGGCCGGAACCGCCGCCCGGCCAAGAATGGCAGTGGCTGCCGGACTGGTTTGACCAGGATCCCGAACCTTCGGAACCTCCCGACGCCCTCGACGGTGTTGAGAGCGCGATGGCTTTCGACAGCGTTGAACCACCGCTGCCTTTGGATCCCTGGCCCAACTGGTCTTCACCCGCAGCCGCCTAA
- a CDS encoding GntR family transcriptional regulator, translating into MRASDRAYAALRDDIVEWRLLPGTVLAEVEQSERLGVSRTPLREALSRLTAEGLTTAGGRGVVVTDISLDDIDELFELRETLEGRAAALAAQRGDAAVFRALQEELLGAPALLNSPDPARHDYYELVGRLDAAIDAAISNSYLAQAMRSLRVHLVRVRRLAADDQGRLTAAAAEHAAIAEAIAAGNPRLAEAATTVHLHRSLSHVKAVHASAQKEPHG; encoded by the coding sequence ATGCGGGCGAGCGACAGGGCCTACGCGGCACTCCGCGATGACATCGTCGAGTGGCGTCTTCTACCGGGAACGGTTCTTGCCGAAGTGGAACAATCGGAACGGCTTGGCGTCTCCCGGACGCCGCTGCGCGAGGCCTTGAGTCGGCTGACGGCGGAGGGGCTGACGACGGCGGGCGGCCGCGGCGTCGTCGTCACCGATATTTCGCTGGACGACATCGACGAGCTGTTCGAACTCCGGGAAACCCTCGAAGGGAGGGCTGCCGCGCTGGCGGCGCAGCGCGGCGATGCGGCCGTCTTCCGCGCACTGCAGGAAGAACTGTTGGGCGCGCCCGCCCTGCTCAACTCCCCGGACCCGGCCCGGCACGACTACTACGAGCTCGTCGGCCGCCTGGATGCTGCCATCGATGCTGCCATTTCCAACTCGTACCTGGCCCAGGCTATGCGGAGCCTGCGCGTCCACCTGGTCCGGGTCCGCAGGCTGGCCGCTGACGACCAGGGCCGGCTCACGGCGGCCGCGGCAGAACATGCTGCAATCGCCGAAGCGATAGCGGCCGGCAACCCCCGGCTAGCCGAGGCAGCCACCACCGTCCACCTGCACCGCAGTCTTTCCCACGTCAAAGCCGTCCACGCATCCGCCCAGAAGGAGCCCCATGGTTAA
- a CDS encoding response regulator has protein sequence MTDIRVLVVEDEPVAAAAHAAYVGRVDGFTLAGTAPDGQSALRMLTEFSAASTPVELVLLDMNLPDLHGLDIARRMRSAGHFADIIAITAVREVAIVRSAVSIGVVQYLIKPFTYATFADKLESYRQFREQLAGPEAGSAKAAASQSDVDQAFASLRAPSELPLPKGLAPSTLDAVRDFIKEQPGAVSATEVMTALGMSRVTARRYLEYLADAGTVSRTARYGAPGRPENEYRWSRA, from the coding sequence GTGACAGACATCCGAGTCCTCGTCGTCGAGGACGAGCCCGTCGCAGCTGCGGCACACGCCGCCTACGTGGGCCGGGTGGACGGCTTCACGCTGGCAGGTACGGCTCCGGACGGCCAGTCGGCGCTCCGGATGCTCACCGAGTTCTCCGCAGCCAGCACCCCGGTGGAGCTGGTTCTGCTGGACATGAACCTGCCGGACCTGCATGGCCTCGACATCGCCCGGCGGATGCGCTCGGCCGGGCACTTCGCCGACATCATTGCCATCACAGCTGTTCGGGAAGTGGCGATTGTCCGCAGCGCCGTCTCCATCGGCGTCGTGCAGTACCTCATTAAACCGTTCACCTACGCAACGTTCGCGGACAAGCTGGAGAGCTACCGGCAGTTCCGCGAACAGCTGGCGGGACCGGAGGCGGGATCGGCGAAGGCAGCGGCGTCGCAGAGCGATGTGGACCAGGCCTTCGCCAGCCTGCGGGCGCCATCCGAGCTTCCGTTGCCGAAAGGTCTGGCCCCGTCAACGCTCGACGCCGTCCGCGACTTTATCAAGGAACAGCCCGGTGCCGTCTCGGCCACCGAAGTCATGACTGCCCTGGGCATGTCAAGGGTGACCGCACGGCGGTACCTCGAGTACCTCGCCGACGCCGGAACGGTGTCCCGGACGGCGCGGTACGGGGCTCCGGGCCGTCCCGAGAACGAATACCGCTGGTCCCGCGCCTGA
- the scpB gene encoding SMC-Scp complex subunit ScpB, with product MTDPVAGRERAALEAVLMVLDEPTSATDLAAGLNLTVAAVEALLLDLQRDYDGYTVKAPDRETGSNGPEHEVASSPRGFELRSVAGGWRIYSRAEFADVVGTFVLEGQTARLTQAALETLAVIAYRQPVSRARVSAIRGVNVDSVVRTLTQRGLIEDAGTDPESGAVLYRTTSYFLERMGIGSVAELPQLSPHLPGLEGIEEFYDAGRM from the coding sequence ATGACGGATCCAGTCGCGGGCCGGGAACGCGCCGCGCTTGAGGCGGTACTGATGGTGCTGGACGAGCCAACCTCCGCCACCGACCTCGCGGCAGGACTCAACCTGACGGTGGCCGCCGTCGAGGCGCTGCTGCTGGACCTGCAGCGTGATTATGACGGCTATACTGTTAAAGCCCCGGATAGGGAAACTGGCAGCAATGGACCTGAGCATGAAGTCGCTTCCAGCCCCCGGGGTTTTGAATTGCGGAGTGTCGCCGGCGGCTGGCGCATCTACTCCCGGGCTGAATTTGCCGACGTCGTCGGTACTTTCGTCCTGGAAGGGCAGACGGCCAGGCTGACCCAGGCGGCGCTCGAGACACTCGCCGTCATCGCTTACAGGCAGCCGGTGTCCAGGGCAAGGGTGTCTGCAATTCGCGGAGTCAACGTTGACTCTGTTGTGCGGACGCTGACCCAGCGCGGGCTGATCGAGGATGCCGGAACAGATCCGGAATCGGGCGCTGTCCTGTACCGCACGACGTCGTATTTCCTTGAGCGCATGGGAATCGGCTCGGTGGCTGAGTTGCCTCAGCTTTCACCGCACCTTCCGGGGCTTGAAGGAATTGAAGAGTTCTACGACGCCGGAAGAATGTAG
- a CDS encoding sensor histidine kinase, whose amino-acid sequence MIHRWSIARRLFVANLLFMLALTAIVGTAVFVDARDHAYEEAGRRMGALATSIADNPLILQAAGTGNPSAQLQPYALRVMADSGADFITIMSPDRTRWTHPLDEELGRPYIGSIQEALEGRVFTEITAGTLGPSVRTIAPVKDARGGVRALVAAGVTVNTVDVAVSGRLPALLAVSGSLLAGGSLASWFLGRYLRRVTRGWGPEQLAQLFAYYESVLHSVREGVVLIDRAGRVVIYNDQAAELLGLEPREAEDDHAATPQLADLPLAPSLKELFESGRTAHDEIHLTNDGVLVVNQRPAVGPGSSAERQRGPVFGTVATIRDRTEIESLGTELESMRTLSDALRAQTHEHANRLHTMVSLLELGRTDEALDFATKDLELSQQLADDVIGSVQEPVLSALVMGKAAEAHERGVELVVEASGPALSGELAVQDLVTVLGNLLDNAIDAAADAPAPRRVELLVDTSSGGLEITVQDSGKGIDPSAVDDVFRYGFSTKTAGPFGRGLGLALVKQAVQRLAGTMTISNSSTGGARFHIALPASAASSSLPPDTFSPGTSPSSTPPPSTLPSCTPTSSLPEDHT is encoded by the coding sequence ATGATCCACCGCTGGAGCATTGCGAGGCGGCTGTTCGTGGCGAACCTGCTGTTCATGCTGGCCCTGACGGCCATCGTCGGGACGGCCGTCTTCGTTGACGCCCGGGACCATGCCTACGAGGAGGCCGGCCGCCGGATGGGGGCTTTGGCGACGTCCATCGCCGATAACCCTCTTATTCTGCAGGCCGCCGGTACCGGGAACCCGTCGGCGCAGCTCCAGCCCTACGCGCTGAGGGTCATGGCCGACTCCGGGGCCGACTTCATCACCATCATGTCGCCGGACCGGACGCGGTGGACGCACCCTTTGGACGAGGAGCTGGGCCGCCCGTACATCGGCTCGATCCAGGAGGCTCTCGAGGGCCGCGTGTTCACCGAGATCACCGCCGGAACGCTCGGGCCGTCGGTGCGGACGATCGCTCCGGTGAAGGACGCCCGCGGTGGGGTCCGCGCGCTAGTGGCGGCCGGCGTGACTGTCAACACGGTGGACGTGGCCGTGTCCGGCAGGCTGCCGGCGTTGCTGGCTGTGTCCGGGTCCCTGCTGGCAGGCGGATCGCTCGCGTCATGGTTTCTTGGCCGCTACCTGCGGCGCGTGACCAGGGGGTGGGGACCCGAGCAGCTGGCCCAGCTCTTCGCCTACTACGAATCGGTGCTCCATTCGGTCCGGGAAGGTGTTGTCCTGATTGACCGGGCCGGAAGGGTGGTGATCTACAACGACCAGGCGGCCGAACTGCTGGGCCTGGAACCGCGGGAAGCGGAGGACGACCACGCGGCCACGCCGCAGCTCGCCGACCTGCCCCTGGCGCCCAGCCTGAAGGAGCTTTTTGAATCCGGGCGCACGGCCCACGACGAAATCCACCTCACCAATGACGGCGTCCTGGTGGTTAACCAGCGCCCTGCAGTGGGGCCGGGATCCTCCGCCGAACGCCAGCGCGGCCCGGTGTTCGGCACCGTTGCCACCATCCGCGACCGCACGGAGATCGAATCCCTGGGCACCGAGCTGGAGAGCATGCGGACACTGTCCGATGCCCTCCGTGCCCAGACCCACGAGCATGCAAACCGGCTTCACACGATGGTCTCCCTGCTGGAGCTGGGCAGGACGGACGAGGCCCTGGACTTTGCCACGAAGGACCTGGAGCTGAGCCAGCAGCTGGCGGACGACGTGATCGGGTCGGTCCAGGAGCCGGTGCTGAGCGCCCTCGTCATGGGCAAGGCGGCGGAGGCCCACGAACGCGGCGTGGAGCTCGTGGTCGAGGCGTCCGGACCGGCCCTTAGCGGAGAACTGGCAGTACAGGACCTCGTCACGGTGCTCGGCAATCTGCTGGACAATGCCATCGACGCCGCGGCCGACGCCCCCGCACCCAGGCGGGTGGAGCTGCTGGTGGACACGTCCAGCGGCGGCCTGGAAATAACGGTGCAGGACTCTGGCAAGGGCATTGACCCGTCAGCCGTGGACGACGTGTTCCGCTACGGTTTCAGCACCAAGACGGCCGGGCCGTTCGGACGGGGCCTTGGCCTTGCACTGGTGAAACAGGCCGTCCAGCGCCTGGCCGGTACCATGACCATCAGCAACTCCAGCACCGGCGGGGCGCGCTTCCACATCGCACTCCCGGCCAGCGCAGCTTCCAGCTCATTGCCCCCAGACACCTTTTCGCCCGGCACATCGCCGTCAAGCACACCGCCGCCCAGCACATTGCCGTCATGCACGCCCACATCGAGCCTCCCGGAGGACCACACGTGA
- a CDS encoding cation:dicarboxylate symporter family transporter: MASQRGESAVPAKAERKGLDKSHYLYMAVIAAVILGALVGLLFPEVGKSLKPLGDGFIKLIKMMIAPIIFCTIVLGIGSIAKAATVGKVGGLALGYFVVMSTFALAIGLVVGNLIHPGEGLQLAPYDPNKKAATDSTVDFLLGIIPGDIPVLPTLLAAILVGFALQKMGPQGAPILKAIGHGQALVFRILIMIMWLAPVGAFGAIAAVVGATGFQAIVSMFTLMIAFYITCAVFIVVILGGLLQVVTGVNIFKLMKYLAREYLLIFSTSSSEAALPRLIAKMEHLGVSKPVVGVTVPTGYSFNLDGTAIYLTMASLFVANAMGTPLDLGAQISLLIFMIIASKGAAGVTGAGLATLAAGLQAHKPELLGGVGMIVGIDRFMSEARALTNFTGNAVATLLIGTWVKEVDGEQVNRVLSGQEPFDEQTMVAHHHGVAETPEQAVPAKA; this comes from the coding sequence ATGGCTTCTCAACGAGGAGAGTCGGCAGTGCCGGCCAAAGCCGAGCGCAAGGGACTCGACAAGTCCCACTATCTGTACATGGCGGTTATCGCCGCTGTCATTCTCGGCGCTCTGGTGGGACTGCTGTTCCCCGAGGTCGGAAAATCACTCAAGCCCCTCGGTGACGGCTTCATCAAGCTGATCAAGATGATGATCGCCCCGATCATCTTCTGCACCATCGTGTTGGGCATCGGCTCCATCGCCAAGGCGGCCACCGTCGGCAAGGTCGGCGGACTGGCTCTGGGCTACTTTGTGGTCATGTCCACCTTCGCCCTGGCGATCGGCCTCGTTGTCGGCAACCTCATCCACCCGGGTGAAGGGCTGCAGCTTGCGCCGTACGACCCCAACAAAAAGGCAGCCACGGATAGCACGGTTGACTTCCTGCTGGGCATCATTCCCGGGGACATTCCGGTGCTTCCCACCCTGCTCGCTGCCATCCTCGTCGGCTTCGCACTGCAGAAGATGGGCCCGCAGGGCGCGCCGATCCTGAAGGCCATCGGCCACGGCCAGGCCCTGGTCTTCCGCATCCTGATCATGATCATGTGGCTCGCCCCCGTGGGTGCCTTCGGTGCCATCGCCGCAGTGGTCGGCGCCACCGGCTTCCAGGCCATCGTGAGCATGTTCACCCTGATGATCGCGTTCTACATCACCTGTGCCGTGTTCATCGTCGTCATCCTCGGCGGCCTGCTGCAGGTTGTCACCGGTGTGAACATCTTCAAGCTGATGAAGTACCTGGCCCGCGAGTACCTGCTGATCTTCTCGACGTCGTCCTCTGAGGCCGCCCTGCCGCGCCTCATCGCCAAGATGGAGCACCTGGGCGTCTCCAAGCCGGTGGTCGGCGTAACCGTGCCGACCGGCTACTCCTTCAACCTGGACGGCACGGCCATCTACCTGACCATGGCGTCGCTCTTCGTGGCCAACGCCATGGGAACGCCGCTGGACCTCGGCGCCCAGATCTCCCTGCTGATCTTCATGATCATCGCGTCCAAGGGCGCAGCCGGCGTCACCGGTGCCGGACTGGCCACCCTCGCTGCCGGCCTGCAGGCCCACAAGCCTGAACTCCTGGGCGGCGTCGGCATGATCGTGGGCATCGACCGCTTCATGTCCGAGGCCCGTGCGCTGACGAACTTCACCGGCAACGCCGTTGCCACCCTGCTGATCGGCACCTGGGTCAAGGAGGTCGACGGCGAGCAGGTCAACCGCGTGCTGTCCGGCCAGGAACCGTTCGACGAGCAGACGATGGTGGCGCACCACCACGGTGTGGCGGAAACGCCCGAGCAGGCCGTACCGGCCAAGGCCTAA